Proteins from a single region of Ziziphus jujuba cultivar Dongzao chromosome 1, ASM3175591v1:
- the LOC107404743 gene encoding UDP-N-acetylglucosamine transporter UGNT1 has protein sequence MGSEKYQELPVSDSSDKASSMTRKGAYAAISYMASAVLLIMFNKAAFSSYKFPCANVITLLQILSSLILLYAMKCWKIISFTSEPQSTTKNPTTLVPFKTLVHTLPLAISYLLYMLVTMESVRVINVPMYTTLRRTTVAFTMIMEYFLTGQQHSYSVVGSVGIIVLGAIVAGARDLSFDAYGYAVVFIANICTAVYLASIARIGKSSGLNTFGLMWCNGIICGPFLLFWTSIRGEIALTINFPYLFSPGFQVVMLLSCVMAFLINYCVFWNTVLNSALTQTICGNLKDLLTIGLGWLIFGGLPFDLLNVVGQSLGFLGSCLYAYCKLRGK, from the exons ATGGGTTCGGAGAAGTACCAGGAATTACCCGTCTCTGATTCTTCGGACAAAGCCTCCTCCATGACCAGGAAAGGAGCTTATGCTGCCATTTCTTACATGGCCTCTGCAG TTCTCTTGATAATGTTCAACAAAGCTGCCTTTTCTTCGTACAAATTCCCTTGTGCAAATGTCATCACACTTCTTCAG ATTCTAAGTTCATTGATATTGCTCTATGCAATGAAATGCTGGAAGATCATTTCTTTCACATCTGAACCACAGAGCACTACCAAGAACCCAACAACCCTAGTACCCTTTAAGACATTGGTTCACACTCTTCCTCTTGCAATATCATATTTGCTATATATG TTGGTCACCATGGAATCAGTGCGTGTCATAAATGTTCCCATGTATACCACCCTCAGACGGACTACTGTGGCTTTTACAATGATCATGGAGTACTTTTTGACAGGGCAGCAACATTCATATTCTGTTGTTGGCAG TGTGGGGATAATAGTACTGGGTGCAATTGTTGCTGGAGCTCGTGATTTATCATTTGATGCCTATGGCTATGCCGTTGTCTTTATAGCAAACATCTGTACAGCAGTATATCTTGCCTCTATTGCTCGTATTG GTAAATCGAGTGGTCTCAATACCTTTGGCCTTATGTGGTGCAATG GTATAATATGTGGACCATTCTTGCTCTTTTGGACATCAATCAGAGGTGAAATAGCGCTTACCATAAACTTCCCCTACTTATTCTCCCCAGGATTTCAG gTTGTGATGCTTCTTTCCTGTGTTATGGCtttcttaataaattattgtgtGTTTTGGAATACGGTACTCAATTCAGCACTCACACAGACAATTTGCGGTAACTTGAAG GATCTTTTGACAATTGGACTTGGGTGGCTAATATTTGGTGGGCTTCCATTTGATTTG TTGAATGTTGTTGGCCAATCTCTTGGTTTCCTTGGGTCCTGTTTGTATGCGTACTGTAAACTCCGAGGCAAATAA
- the LOC107428205 gene encoding serine/threonine-protein kinase PBL35, translating to MEKKCGCWAVLTRSVRGACKSSTSRDSANTIPRTSLVYDAATETRYLNASNRELCPPNEAQLSSSDNPIPPPSDDKSTCQLLQFAFQELKAATGNFRPDSILGEGGFGYVFKGWIEENGTAPAKPGSGITVAVKSLKPDGLQGHREWVAEVDFLGQLHHPNLVKLIGYCIEDDQRLLVYEFMTRGSLENHLFRRTIPLPWSNRIKIALGAAKGLAFLHNGPEPVIYRDFKTSNILLDSEYNAKLSDFGLAKAGPQGDKTHVSTRVVGTYGYAAPEYVMTGHLTSKSDVYSFGVVLLEILTGRRSMDKKRPSGEQNLVAWARPYLADKRKLYQLVDPRLELNYSLKGVQKVSQLAYSCLSRDPKSRPTMDEVVKVLTPLQDLNDLAILSYHSRLSQQGRRKKKSDGTQQLAYTQSKSIRDSPLHTGKQRRIALQP from the exons ATGGAGAAGAAGTGCGGGTGCTGGGCTGTTCTGACACGCAGCGTTAGAGGTGCCTGCAAGTCCTCTACTTCTAGAGACTCTGCTAACACTATTCCTCGTACTAGTCTTGTTTATGATGCAG CTACTGAGACACGTTATCTAAACGCCAGCAATAGAGAACTCTGTCCCCCAAATGAAGCTCAACTATCATCATCTGACAATCCAATCCCTCCACCATCAGATGACAAATCCACATGCCAGTTGCTCCAATTTGCATTTCAGGAGCTGAAAGCTGCAACTGGGAATTTCAGGCCTGATAGCATACTTGGGGAAGGTGGATTTGGGTATGTGTTTAAAGGATGGATAGAGGAAAATGGTACAGCACCAGCAAAACCTGGATCAGGAATTACAGTAGCTGTTAAAAGCTTAAAGCCAGATGGTCTTCAAGGTCATAGAGAATGGGTG GCTGAAGTTGACTTTCTCGGACAGCTTCACCATCCTAATCTGGTGAAGCTTATCGGATATTGCATCGAAGATGATCAACGGCTGCTTGTTTATGAATTCATGACCCGTGGAAGTCTTGAAAATCATCTTTTTAGAA ggACTATTCCTCTTCCATGGTCCAATAGGATTAAAATTGCACTTGGCGCAGCAAAAGGATTGGCCTTTCTCCATAATGGTCCTGAACCAGTCATTTATAGAGATTTTAAGACATCCAACATTTTGCtggattcg gaaTACAATGCGAAGCTTTCAGATTTTGGTTTGGCGAAAGCAGGGCCTCAAGGAGACAAAACACATGTTTCTACCAGGGTTGTTGGAACATATGGCTATGCTGCTCCAGAATATGTAATGACAG GGCACTTGACTTCAAAAAGTGATGTTTACAGCTTCGGAGTAGTGCTACTTGAGATTTTAACAGGAAGAAGGTCAATGGACAAGAAACGTCCTAGTGGAGAACAGAACCTTGTGGCATGGGCTCGACCATATTTAGCTGACAAACGAAAGCTCTACCAACTAGTTGATCCGCGCTTGGAACTGAATTATTCCCTTAAAGGTGTACAGAAAGTCTCCCAGTTAGCTTACAGCTGCCTCAGTAGGGACCCCAAATCTCGCCCTACAATGGATGAAGTGGTGAAGGTTCTGACTCCATTGCAAGATCTTAACGACCTTGCCATCTTATCATATCACTCTCGTTTATCTCAACAGGGAAGGCGCAAGAAAAAATCTGATGGAACCCAGCAGCTCGCATACACACAATCCAAAAGCATCAGAGACTCTCCACTACATACTGGAAAGCAGCGCAG GATCGCACTACAACCATAA
- the LOC107428221 gene encoding U11/U12 small nuclear ribonucleoprotein 25 kDa protein isoform X2, with amino-acid sequence MAAFAGLPISKPEVLYTEVNVSRTATVAELKEAVKDVFRQLPNETESNISWSHVWSHFCLSFKGQKLIDDKTYIRFLGIRDDDQLYFVQRLSKAKH; translated from the exons ATGGCTGCTTTTGCTGGCCTTCCAATTTCAAAACCAGAAGTCCTCTACACAG AGGTGAACGTTTCAAGGACGGCTACGGTAGCAGAACTTAAAGAGGCGGTGAAAGATGTATTCAGACAGTTACCTAATGAGACAGAAAGCAATATTTCATG GTCGCATGTATGGAGTCATTTTTGCTTAAGCTTCAAAGGTCAGAAGCTAATCGATGACAAAACATACATTCGATTTCTTGGTATCAGGGATGATGATCAG CTCTACTTTGTCCAGCGTCTTTCGAAAGCTAAACATTGA
- the LOC107428221 gene encoding U11/U12 small nuclear ribonucleoprotein 25 kDa protein isoform X1: protein MNKDLQCHFSYFHSLLRIGTNLPETCLCCAVLSPRLNDSSRRHFVYNRLPQEPLRLSIFKLDGSCFEVNVSRTATVAELKEAVKDVFRQLPNETESNISWSHVWSHFCLSFKGQKLIDDKTYIRFLGIRDDDQLYFVQRLSKAKH from the exons ATGAATAAGGATCTTCAATGCCATTTTTCCTATTTCCATTCTCTGTTGAG GATCGGAACGAATTTGCCGGAGACCTGCCTATGCTGTGCGGTGTTGTCGCCTAGGCTCAATGACTCCTCGAGGAGGCATTTTGTTTATAACAGGCTGCCTCAAGAACCGCTTAGgctctccattttcaaattgGATGGCTCttgttttg AGGTGAACGTTTCAAGGACGGCTACGGTAGCAGAACTTAAAGAGGCGGTGAAAGATGTATTCAGACAGTTACCTAATGAGACAGAAAGCAATATTTCATG GTCGCATGTATGGAGTCATTTTTGCTTAAGCTTCAAAGGTCAGAAGCTAATCGATGACAAAACATACATTCGATTTCTTGGTATCAGGGATGATGATCAG CTCTACTTTGTCCAGCGTCTTTCGAAAGCTAAACATTGA